The following proteins are encoded in a genomic region of Candidatus Bathyarchaeota archaeon:
- a CDS encoding glycosyltransferase: MPQKIGVFCPTLNVYGGGEYVAVAIANALAENNQNVTLFSSSQVDPKEVKNYFGESLNPAIEAVKQTSNFKPWALAGFYQTILQSILAKSKCNLLIDVFSNCVFPWAQVSYIHYPFLNKDFYRTTFPYLENPHLLPVGALPHVFLEKNLTSFDDKLILANSHYTAGEIKKYQNKPVEVLYPPFSSVISKIGKTTLKNPKENLVVTTSRFAPAKMLERIPQIAAKTRKDINFAIIGRVYSSETLFELQKMVKQMDLENRVKFYPDASAQQKFDLLKRAKVYLHTMVGEHFGISIVEAMALGCIPLVHNSGGMVEIAPVQYRYETRQQAAEKIDSAISGWSEWESLYVKELAQKFSLENFSVRFLDLMSRFF, from the coding sequence ATGCCCCAAAAAATCGGTGTGTTCTGTCCAACTTTGAACGTTTACGGTGGAGGCGAATACGTTGCAGTTGCCATCGCAAACGCTTTAGCAGAAAATAATCAGAACGTAACCCTGTTTTCATCCAGCCAAGTTGACCCCAAAGAAGTCAAGAACTATTTTGGAGAAAGCCTCAACCCAGCCATTGAAGCAGTAAAGCAGACTTCAAATTTTAAACCTTGGGCATTAGCGGGATTTTATCAAACAATCCTTCAGTCAATCCTTGCAAAATCAAAATGTAACCTGCTAATTGACGTGTTCTCAAACTGCGTATTTCCATGGGCACAAGTCAGCTACATCCATTACCCCTTCCTAAACAAGGACTTTTATCGTACAACATTTCCATATCTTGAAAATCCTCACTTATTGCCAGTTGGCGCGTTACCTCATGTGTTCTTAGAAAAAAATTTGACCAGTTTTGACGACAAACTGATTTTGGCAAACAGCCACTACACCGCTGGGGAAATCAAAAAATACCAAAACAAGCCAGTGGAAGTTCTTTACCCGCCTTTTTCATCAGTAATATCCAAGATAGGCAAAACAACCCTCAAGAATCCTAAGGAAAACCTTGTGGTTACAACTTCACGGTTTGCACCAGCCAAAATGCTTGAGCGCATCCCCCAAATTGCAGCTAAAACCCGAAAAGACATAAACTTTGCAATAATAGGGCGCGTGTACAGCAGTGAAACATTGTTTGAGCTTCAAAAAATGGTCAAGCAAATGGATCTGGAAAATCGAGTAAAATTTTATCCTGATGCTTCAGCTCAGCAAAAATTTGATTTGCTCAAGAGGGCAAAGGTTTACTTGCATACAATGGTTGGGGAGCATTTTGGGATTTCTATTGTTGAAGCAATGGCATTAGGTTGCATTCCGCTTGTTCATAATTCTGGAGGCATGGTGGAGATTGCACCTGTACAGTACCGCTATGAGACACGGCAGCAGGCTGCTGAAAAAATAGATTCTGCAATCAGCGGTTGGTCTGAGTGGGAAAGTCTGTATGTGAAAGAGTTGGCGCAAAAGTTTTCTTTGGAGAATTTTTCTGTTCGGTTTTTGGATTTAATGTCACGGTTTTTTTAA
- a CDS encoding glycosyltransferase family 4 protein, whose amino-acid sequence MRVCHIWDKFYPTIAGGVERYLLSLTQYLAKNRQIEFSLITDQSKFLNFTKKIPKFEDTGYLKVYRLGPQPIDVINGAVYYATKRTPRFLWKIKLISQCNQAVHLDFANPIDLFHVHGLWNDLDYASISRYLGLCFNKPLVVTLHGGFIGDVAFGGMPLEHPYLQKFLKNDVAAITTYSQEVLDGLRILGFEEKSFLIRNFVDTKKFAKPKTVQPHDLTLIFVSRLEVLQHPELIVEAFRRVNKQFPNTKLHIVGSGSLFEKTQKLVRDLNLKDSVVFFGKQTDVRKFLWNSDIFLASNFGYIASLEAWSAGLVVVAPNFGVMKETIKDGYNGLLFTPQNVNALTAAIIRLIEDKPLRERLAANGKRTVREYDIGTVAPKIADIYESVAKK is encoded by the coding sequence TTGCGTGTTTGTCATATTTGGGACAAGTTCTACCCTACTATTGCAGGTGGCGTGGAACGTTACCTACTAAGCTTAACCCAGTACCTTGCAAAAAACAGGCAAATAGAATTTTCACTCATCACTGACCAATCCAAATTCCTCAATTTCACAAAGAAAATCCCAAAGTTTGAAGATACAGGCTACCTTAAAGTTTACCGTCTTGGACCCCAACCAATCGATGTTATTAACGGCGCAGTTTATTATGCCACAAAACGCACACCCAGATTTCTTTGGAAAATAAAACTAATCAGCCAATGCAACCAAGCTGTCCATCTAGACTTTGCCAATCCAATAGACCTTTTCCATGTTCACGGTTTATGGAACGATTTAGACTACGCTAGTATCAGTCGTTATCTTGGTTTATGCTTTAATAAGCCACTGGTTGTTACATTGCATGGCGGATTCATCGGTGACGTCGCATTCGGTGGAATGCCTCTTGAACACCCCTATCTGCAAAAATTCTTAAAAAATGACGTGGCAGCAATAACTACATATTCCCAAGAGGTATTAGATGGTTTGCGTATTCTTGGGTTTGAAGAAAAAAGTTTCCTAATTCGAAATTTTGTTGATACCAAAAAATTCGCAAAGCCAAAAACTGTGCAACCTCACGATTTGACCCTGATTTTTGTTAGCCGGTTGGAGGTTTTGCAGCATCCTGAGCTTATAGTTGAGGCTTTCCGAAGAGTCAATAAACAGTTTCCAAACACTAAACTGCATATTGTAGGTTCAGGTTCCCTGTTTGAGAAAACCCAAAAACTTGTCAGGGATTTGAATCTTAAAGATAGTGTGGTTTTTTTTGGTAAGCAGACAGATGTGCGAAAGTTTCTTTGGAACAGCGACATTTTTTTGGCAAGCAATTTTGGGTACATTGCATCACTTGAAGCGTGGTCTGCTGGTCTTGTTGTGGTAGCACCCAACTTTGGAGTAATGAAGGAAACAATAAAGGATGGCTATAACGGCTTACTTTTCACACCACAAAATGTTAACGCGCTCACGGCAGCAATCATCCGTCTAATTGAGGATAAACCCCTCCGTGAAAGATTAGCTGCTAACGGTAAGCGAACCGTAAGAGAATATGACATTGGAACGGTTGCGCCTAAAATCGCGGATATTTACGAGTCCGTAGCAAAGAAGTAG
- a CDS encoding DUF2206 domain-containing protein — protein sequence MPNQDFLFKNFIGILLILQAVLYVTFFFDFPLVRQVVGIGYLTFVPGIVFVKLLNIKKLSIAEFTVLSVGFSLAFIMLAGLVLNEIGVQLGIASPIASFPLSIFINTLVLVGAAVAYRFQEKTIPAQQPTETFFHPLMVLFAVLPALSIAGTYLINAYNQNFLLIIMFLSVAMIVACTAFVNGKVMRKIYPFAIFMIALALLFQFSLLSGYIQSYGGDSSVETYVLKETLANGQWSMQSIVSTDQSLGRYNAMLSITILPTTYANVAGLNPDMVYKIVYPIIFALIPVALFLIWGSFLDKKFAFFAAFLFMAQSTFYTEMLALNRQIIGELFFALLLFVLLSKKISPKVRFVSFAVFSLGLIFSHYALAEIFILFIVAAWITSVFIIKRPSVNLKVSMLVFFFAAMFGWYIYTSGAVVFDSFIEFASYVGSQFGDFFDPMSRGTTVLTGMGLTESPSFLNTISRMFAYVTEIFIVTGIIALLQNKTRFVFERDYKVYSLIAAGFLVSLTIIPGLANTLNMTRFYHLLLMVLAPFCIIGAWAIVKLLTRHEKELVVSLLIVAVLVPYFLFQSNVVYEIAGTQSWSLSLSKDRMDPVQLYGDFGWVNSAGVYSAQWVSNQTAYEYNMVADSGLYSTLTPYGQIYRGYITPITNYTVLTPGEYVYFSSVTMNSGNLPIFSEVLDKSNVIYSNGESQVFYVPK from the coding sequence ATGCCTAATCAGGATTTTTTATTTAAAAATTTCATCGGCATCCTGCTTATTTTGCAGGCGGTTTTGTACGTTACGTTTTTCTTTGATTTTCCACTTGTCCGCCAAGTTGTAGGCATCGGCTATTTGACTTTTGTTCCCGGCATCGTTTTCGTCAAATTACTAAATATCAAAAAACTCAGCATCGCCGAGTTCACCGTGCTGTCGGTTGGCTTTAGCCTTGCTTTCATAATGTTGGCGGGGCTTGTTCTTAACGAGATAGGTGTACAACTTGGCATTGCCTCACCAATTGCAAGCTTTCCGCTTTCAATTTTCATAAATACACTTGTTCTTGTAGGTGCAGCAGTAGCCTACCGTTTTCAGGAAAAAACTATCCCTGCGCAGCAACCAACTGAAACCTTTTTCCATCCTTTAATGGTGCTTTTTGCAGTATTACCTGCCTTAAGCATTGCAGGAACCTACTTAATCAATGCCTACAACCAAAATTTCCTTTTAATCATAATGTTTCTGTCCGTAGCTATGATCGTTGCCTGTACAGCATTTGTTAATGGCAAAGTAATGCGTAAAATTTACCCCTTTGCAATTTTTATGATTGCATTGGCGCTTCTGTTTCAGTTCTCTCTTCTTTCAGGGTATATTCAATCCTACGGAGGAGACTCCAGCGTTGAAACATACGTTCTCAAGGAGACTCTGGCAAATGGGCAGTGGTCTATGCAGTCGATAGTATCCACAGACCAATCCTTAGGTAGATACAATGCGATGCTAAGCATCACAATTCTGCCAACAACTTATGCAAATGTTGCTGGACTCAACCCTGATATGGTATACAAAATAGTTTACCCCATAATCTTCGCTTTAATACCTGTTGCGTTGTTTCTGATTTGGGGCTCTTTTCTGGATAAAAAATTTGCTTTCTTTGCAGCTTTTCTGTTCATGGCGCAGTCAACATTTTACACTGAAATGTTAGCGTTGAATCGCCAAATCATCGGTGAATTATTTTTTGCTTTACTGCTTTTCGTTTTGTTAAGTAAAAAAATTAGTCCAAAAGTTCGGTTTGTAAGCTTTGCCGTTTTTAGTTTAGGTTTAATTTTTTCGCATTATGCCCTTGCAGAAATCTTCATCTTATTCATAGTCGCCGCGTGGATAACCTCTGTTTTCATCATTAAGCGACCAAGTGTTAATTTGAAGGTCAGTATGCTTGTTTTTTTCTTTGCTGCAATGTTTGGCTGGTACATTTACACTTCAGGCGCCGTGGTTTTTGATAGTTTTATCGAGTTTGCGAGTTACGTGGGAAGCCAATTTGGAGACTTCTTTGACCCCATGTCTCGCGGCACCACTGTTCTTACGGGTATGGGCTTAACGGAGTCGCCTTCTTTCTTAAACACAATAAGCCGAATGTTTGCTTACGTTACAGAAATCTTCATTGTAACTGGAATAATTGCCCTTCTTCAAAATAAAACCCGCTTTGTTTTTGAACGAGACTACAAAGTTTATAGTTTAATCGCTGCGGGTTTTCTGGTTTCATTAACGATTATCCCAGGTTTGGCTAACACATTAAACATGACCCGCTTCTACCATCTCCTGCTAATGGTGCTCGCTCCCTTTTGCATTATAGGTGCATGGGCAATTGTTAAACTCCTGACAAGGCATGAAAAGGAACTTGTGGTTTCTTTGCTTATAGTTGCAGTTTTAGTGCCATATTTCCTGTTTCAAAGTAATGTTGTTTATGAAATAGCTGGAACCCAAAGTTGGTCTCTTTCTCTAAGTAAAGACAGAATGGATCCTGTGCAGTTATATGGTGATTTTGGCTGGGTTAATTCTGCAGGTGTTTATAGTGCACAGTGGGTTTCAAACCAAACAGCATACGAATATAATATGGTGGCGGACAGTGGGCTCTATTCTACGCTTACACCTTACGGACAAATTTACCGTGGGTACATCACGCCAATCACCAATTACACCGTACTTACGCCTGGAGAATATGTTTATTTTTCTTCGGTAACCATGAATTCGGGGAATCTTCCTATTTTTTCAGAAGTTTTAGATAAATCAAACGTTATCTACTCTAACGGGGAAAGCCAAGTTTTCTATGTTCCTAAATAG
- a CDS encoding glycosyltransferase family 2 protein, whose amino-acid sequence MLKNASTPLISVIILNYNGKNYLDNCIDSVLKTSYPNFEIILVDNASTDNSLKNIKKKFGKNTSLKIIENSDNLGFSGGNNIGYSFSKGEYVTFLNNDTIVDPDWLSTLYDAMKEDETIGLAQSIIYNIDGEKIQQGGWIYSNYLLRMSGLLQNWHSISGFKPTFEVSVASGASMMTKRGLIEKMGLFDASMPFFYDDTLLSFKMWLVNKRVVTVSNSKIRHIGGATSAWTTQLVNYNLVKARFCLIFNIYYKKSELVKAVFVNVLSMVLGSFFSLKEKNLALPLGFFQALVWSIKRFGYLWGGRLYYWSRNKVPPKILKDKMIRISLPSALYIAPTKRANEYFKSEFEIYEKKLVFK is encoded by the coding sequence TTGCTTAAAAATGCTTCAACGCCATTAATTTCAGTGATTATTCTAAACTATAACGGGAAAAACTATCTGGATAACTGCATAGACTCTGTTCTGAAAACAAGCTACCCCAACTTTGAAATTATCCTTGTGGATAACGCCTCGACCGACAATAGCCTAAAAAACATCAAGAAAAAATTCGGAAAAAACACCAGTCTAAAAATCATCGAAAACTCTGATAACCTTGGATTTAGCGGCGGCAACAACATCGGCTACTCCTTCTCCAAAGGAGAATACGTTACTTTCCTAAACAATGATACTATAGTTGACCCGGATTGGCTGAGCACCCTTTATGATGCCATGAAGGAAGATGAGACTATCGGATTAGCCCAAAGCATAATTTACAATATTGATGGTGAAAAAATTCAGCAGGGTGGCTGGATTTACAGCAACTACTTGCTGCGAATGTCGGGTTTGCTACAGAACTGGCATAGCATTTCAGGGTTTAAGCCAACTTTTGAGGTTTCTGTGGCTTCTGGCGCTTCAATGATGACTAAACGTGGATTAATCGAGAAAATGGGCTTGTTTGATGCTTCAATGCCTTTCTTTTACGATGACACACTTTTGTCTTTTAAAATGTGGTTGGTAAACAAACGTGTTGTGACGGTTTCAAACTCCAAAATCAGGCATATTGGCGGCGCAACAAGCGCATGGACGACGCAACTGGTAAATTATAACTTGGTTAAGGCCAGATTTTGCTTAATTTTTAACATTTATTATAAGAAAAGTGAGTTAGTGAAAGCAGTTTTTGTTAATGTACTTTCAATGGTTTTGGGTTCCTTTTTTTCTTTGAAAGAGAAAAATTTGGCTTTGCCTTTGGGTTTTTTTCAGGCTTTGGTTTGGAGTATAAAGCGGTTTGGTTACTTGTGGGGTGGTCGGCTTTATTATTGGTCCAGAAACAAGGTGCCGCCTAAAATATTGAAGGATAAAATGATTCGAATTAGTCTTCCATCAGCACTCTATATTGCACCAACTAAACGAGCTAACGAATATTTTAAATCTGAATTTGAAATCTATGAAAAAAAGCTGGTTTTCAAATAG